The proteins below come from a single Cololabis saira isolate AMF1-May2022 chromosome 2, fColSai1.1, whole genome shotgun sequence genomic window:
- the trip4 gene encoding activating signal cointegrator 1 gives MSEALLQWCVDQLHHKFGLEACEDIVQYILSIEKAEEIEEYVGDLLQGTDGRKGQFINDLLGRWRKIQRQSTDATSFPLMIESSSSPDVQDTTKDTQKKSKRKGRNKQEVMTVSSKEPEPEQVKTPIDLMRVQENNSTSSTQKKSKFINLFAQEGQDRLAVLLPGRHPCECLAQKHKLISNCISCGRIVCEQEGSGPCLFCGSLVCTREEQEILQRDSNKSQKLRKKLMGEHGEKELLPHQEAKIKAGLEKAVQHKDKLLEYDRNSVRRTQVLDDESDYFATESNQWLSPGEREKLRKKEDELRELRHASRLDRKITLDFAGRQVIDEGSNLDAYYNKLDETLKAMNSESTSQSPGFSGRKGGKQDLRDLVNPNIMQSAPEWVDAGGSEKHRRPEGQEKRPSENKGGEERHKLRLQDKELQEMSDGGWCLSMHQPWASLLVRGIKRVEGRTWYTSHRGRLWIAAAAKNPTPQEIAEVESMYRKIYRREPRFPKAYPSGCLLGCINVTDCLSQEQFGEQFPDTCEESASPFVFICTNPQELLVKFPMKGKHKIWKLESQYHQGAKKGLVPSAAE, from the exons ATGTCGGAGGCCTTGCTGCAGTGGTGCGTGGACCAGTTACACCACAAGTTCGGCCTGGAGGCGTGCGAGGACATCGTCCA GTACATTCTGTCCATCGAAAAAGCTGAAGAGATTGAAGAGTATGTAGGTGACCTCCTGCAGGGCACAGATGGAAGAAAGGGGCAGTTCATAAATGATCTCCTTGGCAGATGGAGAAAGATTCAAAGACAGAGCACAGATGCAACCAGTTTTCCACTCATGAtagaatcatcatcatcaccag ACGTACAAGACACAACCAAAGATACTCAGAAAAAGTCGAAACGCAAAGGACGGAACAAGCAGGAGGTGATGACTGTGAGTTCAAAAGAGCCTGAACCTGAACAGGTCAAAACTCCCATCGATCTGATGAGG GTCCAGGAAAACAATAGCACATCCTCAACACAGAAGAAATCAAAGTTCATTAATCTCTTTGCTCAAGAGGGCCAGGACAGGCTGGCTGTTTTACTCCCAGGTCGACATCCATGTGAATGCCTTGCCCAAAAGCACAAACTTATCAGCAACTGCATCAGCTGTGGCCGGATTGTGTGCGAGCAGGAGGGTTCAGGGCCCTGTCTCTTCTGTGGAAGCCTG GTTTGCACTAGAGAGGAGCAGGAGATTTTGCAGCGAGATTCCAACAAAAGCCAAAAACTCAGGAAGAAGCTTATGGGAG agCACGGAGAAAAAGAGCTTCTCCCACACCAGGAGGCCAAGATCAAGGCCGGGTTGGAGAAAGCAGTCCAGCACAAAGACAAACTGCTGGAATATGACAGGAACAG CGTGAGGAGAACGCAGGTTCTGGATGACGAGTCAGATTACTTTGCTACTGAGTCCAACCAGTGGCTGTCCCCTGGTGAGAGAGAGAAgctgaggaaaaaggaggacGAGCTGAGAGAACTTCGCCATGCTTCACGTCTGGACAGGAAGATCACTCTGGACTTCGCAGGCAGACAAGTGATTGATGAAGGAAGCAATCTGGACGCGTATTACAACAA GTTGGATGAGACCCTCAAAGCCATGAACAGTGAGTCAACTTCACAATCGCCTGGATTTTCTGGAAGAAAAGGTGGAAAACAGGACCTCAGAGATCTGGTGAACCCAAACATCATGCAGTCTGCACCAGAG tgGGTGGATGCTGGAGGCAGTGAGAAGCACAGAAGACCCGAGGGGCAGGAAAAACGTCCGTCAGAGAACAAGGGAGGAGAGGAACGTCACAAGTTGCGGCTCCAAGACAAAGAGTTGCAGGAGATGTCTGATGGAGGCTGGTGCCTCAGCATGCATCAGCCATGGGCTTCGCTGCTGGTCAGAGGCATCAAGAG GGTAGAAGGACGGACCTGGTACACGTCACACCGGGGTCGACTCTGGATTGCAGCAGCCGCCAAGAATCCCACGCCTCAGGAGATCGCCGAGGTGGAATCCATGTACCGGAAGATCTACCGGAGAG AGCCCAGATTCCCTAAAGCCTATCCCTCTGGCTGCCTGCTGGGTTGCATCAACGTGACTGACTGTCTGTCTCAGGAGCAGTTCGGAGAACAG
- the chrna7a gene encoding neuronal acetylcholine receptor subunit alpha-7a, protein MDLMQFLLFVAAAACTLTVSHQGSSQRRLYSDLMNTYNPLERPVSNDSQSLTVNFSLSLMQIMDVDEKNQVLTTNIWLRLQWTDHYLQWNPLDYPGVTNVRFPDHLIWKPDILLYNSADERFDATFHTNILVDSSGSCSYIPPGIFKSTCHIDVRWFPFDVQRCELKFGSWSYGGWSLDLKMMDADTSEYIANGEWDLVEVQGQKNERVYECCEEPYPDITFTVVMRRRTLYYGLNLLIPCVLISTLALLVFLLPADSGEKISLGITVLLSLTVFMLLVAEIMPATSDSVPLIAEYFATTMVIVGLSVIATVVVLQYHHHDPDGGKMPKWTRVVLLNWCAWFLRMKRPGEERVRSACPNKTWRSSLTSVELNASASAAQPTNGNMLHVAVRGLESIPYSTATTSPDSGVICGRLLGRAGEEEMLLHTSQSSSGGILELELAKLVDEVRYIAKRFRDHDEDESVCNEWKFAASVIDRLCLMAFSIFTILCTIGILMSAPNFVEAISKDFFS, encoded by the exons TGTCTCATCAAGGGTCAAGCCAGCGCAGACTGTACAGTGACCTGATGAACACCTACAACCCCCTGGAACGACCGGTCAGCAATGACTCTCAGAGTCTCACAGTTAACTTTAGTCTCAGCCTCATGCAGATCATGGATGTG GATGAGAAGAACCAGGTTTTAACAACCAACATTTGGCTACGGCTG CAATGGACTGACCATTACCTCCAGTGGAACCCATTGGACTATCCCGGCGTGACCAACGTGAGGTTTCCTGACCATCTCATTTGGAAGCCAGATATTCTGCTCTATAACAG CGCAGATGAACGATTTGATGCGACGTTCCACACCAACATTTTGGTAGACTCTTCAGGCTCCTGTTCCTACATACCTCCAG GGATCTTCAAGAGCACGTGCCACATCGACGTGCGTTGGTTTCCCTTTGATGTCCAGAGGTGTGAACTGAAATTTGGTTCGTGGTCATATGGAGGCTGGTCCTTGGACCTAAAAATGATGGATGCAGATACCTCCGAATATATCGCCAACGGAGAGTGGGATCTCGTTG AGGTTCAAGGGCAAAAGAACGAGCGTGTTTATGAATGCTGTGAGGAGCCATACCCTGATATCACTTTCACTGTGGTGATGCGCAGACGAACCCTCTACTACGGCCTCAATCTGCTCATCCCATGTGTCCtgatctccactttggctctCCTCGTCTTCCTCCTGCCCGCTGACTCTGGGGAAAAAATCTCTCTGG GCATCACCGTCCTGCTCTCCTTGACTGTCTTCATGCTGCTGGTTGCTGAAATTATGCCTGCGACATCAGACTCGGTGCCTTTAATAG CTGAGTATTTTGCCACAACCATGGTCATTGTTGGTCTCTCAGTTATTGCCACCGTGGTTGTCCTGCAGTATCACCACCACGACCCTGATGGAGGGAAGATGCCAAAGTGG ACCCGTGTGGTCCTGCTCAACTGGTGCGCCTGGTTTCTGCGCATGAAGCGCCCCGGCGAGGAGCGAGTACGTTCAGCCTGTCCCAACAAGACTTGGCGCAGCAGCCTGACCAGCGTGGAGCTAAACGCCAGCGCCTCGGCAGCCCAGCCCACCAACGGCAACATGCTCCACGTTGCTGTCCGCGGCCTGGAGAGCATTCCCTACTCCACAGCTACCACCTCGCCTGACTCCGGGGTCATCTGTGGACGGCTGCTGGGGCGAGCAGGCGAGGAGGAGATGCTCCTCCACACAAGTCAGAGCTCTTCAGGGGGAATCCTGGAACTGGAGCTGGCCAAGCTCGTCGATGAGGTGCGCTACATCGCCAAACGCTTCCGTGACCACGATGAGGATGAGTCTGTGTGCAACGAGTGGAAGTTTGCCGCGTCCGTCATCGACAGGCTGTGCCTCATGGCTTTTTCAATCTTCACAATCCTCTGCACCATCGGGATCCTCATGTCAGCACCCAATTTTGTAGAAGCCATTTCTAAAGACTTCTTCTCCTAA